The Streptomyces nigra genome includes the window CGGGCGGGGGCGGGCCGTCGGCTATGTCGTGGGGACGGCGGACACCGCACGGTTCGTGAAGGAGTACCGGGCCGCGTGGCTGCCGCGGATCGCCGGGCGCTATCCGGATCCGGTCGAACCCCGCACGCCGGACGAGGAGATCGCCCGGCTGCTGCACACCCCGGAGCGCATGCTGGTGCCGGAGGTGGCCGGATATCCCGCGCATCTGCACATCGATCTGCTGCCCGGCTGGCAGGGAAAGGGGTACGGGCGGGTGCTCATGCACACGCTGTTCCGGGCCCTGCGGGAGCGCGGCGTCCCGGCCGTCCATCTGTGCATGGTCACGGCCAACACCGCCGCGCGCGCCTTTTACGACCGGCTCGGCTTCCACGAGATACCGGTGCCGGATGCCGGTCCGGTGACCTATCTCGGGCGGACGACGGAGACCACCGGGGCCGTCTGACGGCTCAGTCGCGCGCCCGCAGGCCCCGGAGCAGCAGGCCCACCAGGGCGTCGAAGTCGTCCTGCACCCCGGGCTGTTCCCACTCGCGGGCGTAGTGCGGGTCGTGGAAGCGGTCGGTCGCACGGAAGACGGCGACGGCCGCGACGGCCGGGTCCGCGGCGGTGAAGACACCGGACTCGACGCCGTCCCGGACGATCGCGGTGAGCTGCCCGGTGAGGTCGGCGATGTGCTCGCTCACCACCGTCTCGGCGGTCTCCGTGGTCAGCACCGAGTACGTGGCGAACAGCTCGGGGTCGTCGAACGCCTTGCGGCGCTTGGCGGCGAACAGCGCCGCGAGCCATTCCCGCAACCGGACCTCCGCGTCGCGGCCGGGCGCGCCCGCGATGTCCGCCAGCAGTCCCGTCGTCCGGTCCAGCCAGCGCTTGGTGACGGCCTCCCGCAGTGCCGCCTTGGTGCGGAAGTGCCGGTAGACGCTGCCATGGCTGACGCCGAGCGCGCGGGCGACGTCGACCACGGTGGCCTTGGCCGGGCCGTGGCGGCGCAGCACCTCCTCGGTCGCTTCGAGGATGCGCTCGGCGGTCAGGGTCGGGGACGTCGACGGCATGTCCTAGACGGTACCCGGCGTGCCGGACGGCGCCGCAGGCACTACTCGGTCCCCAGGTGGGCCATCTGCGGGGCGGGGTAGCGGTCGCCGGCCGCGGCGCCCGGCGGCACCGCCTCCTCGATCGCCGTGAGGTCCGCCTCGTCCAGGGTGACGTCGAGCGCGCCCAGGGACTCGGTGAGCCGCTCGCGGGTGCGGGCGCCGACGAGGGGCACGATGTCCTCGCCCCGGGAGAGCACCCAGGCGATGGCGATCTGGGCGACGGATACGCCCTTGCGCTCGGCGATCTTCCGCAGCGCGTCGACGAGGTCGAGGTTGTGCCGGAGGTTGTCGCCCTGGAAGCGGGGCGAGTGCGCCCGGAAGTCCTGTGCGGCGAGCTGCCGGTCGCGGGTGAAGTGCCCGGAGATCAGGCCGCGGGAGAGCACACCGTAGGCGGTGATGGAGATGCCCAGCTCACGGGTGGTGGGCAGGATCTCCTTCTCGATGCCGCGGGAGATCAGGGAGTACTCGATCTGGAGGTCGGTGACGGGCGCGGTGGCGGCGGCGCGGCGGATCGTCTCGGCGCCGACCTCGCTGAGGCCGACGTGCCGGACGTGGCCCTTCTCGATCAGTTCGGCGATGGCGCCCACCGTCTCCTCGATGGGGACCTCGGGGTCGAGCCGGGAGATCCGGTAGACGTCGATGTGGTCGACGCCGAGGCGCTGCAGGGAGTACGCGGCGAAGTTCTTCACGGCGGCGGGCCGGCCGTCGAAGCCGCTCCATTCGCCGTCGGGGCCGCGCAGCGCGCCGAACTTCACGCTGACCTGCGCCTTCTCGCGCAGCTGTGCGGGTGCCGTGCGCAGGGCCTCGCCGATCAGGAGTTCGTTGTGGCCCATGCCGTAGAAGTCGCCCGTGTCGAGCAGGGTGACGCCGGCGTCCAGGGCGGCGTGGATCGTGGCGATCGACTCGGTCCGGTCCGCGTCGCCGTAGAGCGCCGACATGCCCATGCAGCCGAGGCCGAGGGCGGAGACCTGGGGGCCGGTGGTTCCTAGGGGTCGGGTTCGCATCGTCATGTCCTCCACTGTGCCCTAACAGCTGACAGATTTCAATATCTGTCAGCTGTTACTTGTCGGCCGATCTCAAGCGCACTGGTCCAGACCTCTTGACGAAAGGTCTGGACCACGAGCACTGTCATGCCTACGACACCTCACCGCACCCCCCACCGGGAGGCCCGTATGCTCCGCCGCGCCCTGCGCGTCCTCGCCGCAGCGCTGACGACCGCCGCGCTCGCCCAACTCCCCGTCGCCGCCCCGGCGTCCGCCGCCGACACCTGTGCCGTGAAGCCGAAACCGGCCGGCAAGGTGCTCCAGGGCTACTGGGAGAACTGGGACGGCGCCGCCAACGGCGTCCACCCGCCGTTCGGCTGGACCCCGATCACCGACTCCCGTATCGCGCGGCACGGCTACAACGTGATCAACGCGGCGTTCCCCGTCATCCGCTCCGACGGCACGGCGCTGTGGGAGGACGGCATGGACAGCGGCGTGAAGGTGGCCACCCCCGCGGAGATGTGCGCGGCCAAGGCCGCCGGCGCCACGATCCTGATGTCGATCGGCGGCGCCACCGCCGGTATCGACCTCAACTCGACGGCGGTGGCGGACCGGTTCGTCGACACGATCGGCCCGATCCTCAAGCGGTACAACTTCGACGGCATCGACATCGACATCGAGACGGGCCTGACCGGCAGCGGGAACATCGGGCAGCTGTCGGCCTCGCAGGCCAACCTCATCCGGATCATCGACGGAATCCTGGCCCGGATGCCGTCCGGCTTCGGCCTGACGATGGCCCCGGAGACGGCGTACGTCACGGGCGGCAGCGTCGTCTACGGCTCGATCTGGGGCGCCTATCTGCCCATCATCAAGAAGTACGCCGACAACGGGCGCCTGTGGTGGCTGAACATGCAGTACTACAACGGCAGCATGTACGGCTGCTCCGGCGACTCCTACCAGGCCGGCACCGTCCAGGGCTTCGTCGCCCAGACCGACTGTCTCGACAAGGGCCTTGTAGTGCAGGGCACGACGATCAGGGTCCCCTACGACAAGCAGGTGCCGGGCCTGCCCGCGCAGCCCGGCGCGGGCGGCGGCCACATGTCGCCGTCCCAGGTCGGCGAGGCCTGGCGGCACTACGGCGGTGCGCTCAAGGGCCTGATGACCTGGTCGCTGAACTGGGACGGCTCGAAGAACTGGACCTTCGGCGACAACGTCAAGGCCCTGCAAGGCCGTTGATCAGGACAGCTCCCTGACGTACCGGTCGAACAGCGTCCCGTCGTCCGCGAACCGCTGCCCGCCGGGTGTGAACCCCGCCCGGCGGGCCACGGCGACGGACGCCGCGTTGCCCGGCTCGACCTGGATCACGGCCGCCCGCGCGCCCACGTCCGCCGCGTACCGGCAGACCAGCAGGACGGCCCGGGTGGCGAGGCCCCGCCCCCGCCAGGCCGGGTAGAGGCCGTAGGCGACGTTGACCTGCCCCCGGGTGAGACCCTCGGCCTCGGACCGCAGGTCGATCGTGCCCGCGAGCGTCCGGCCGTGCTCCACGCGGATGCCGAAGGCCCGCAGGGAGCCGCCCTCGGCCCACTGCGCGGCGCAGTGCCGCAGATACGCCGCGACGCCCTCGGGGGTGCCGGGGCCGCCGCTGAGCCAGCGGATCAACTGCTCGTCCTCGCCCGCGAGATGGGCCGGGCCGTCGTCCGGTCCGAGCGGGGACAGAGTGACCGTCCCGTCGGAGAGGGGCCTCTCCATACGGCCCTCAGTCCTGGCCCGTTCCGGTGTGCAGGGTGACGAAGAGGCCGTGGGCGCGGGTGCCGTCCGCCAGGGTCCAGACACCGCCGACGTGTCCGCGGGCGCCCTCGGGAAGCGCCGGGG containing:
- a CDS encoding TetR/AcrR family transcriptional regulator, with amino-acid sequence MPSTSPTLTAERILEATEEVLRRHGPAKATVVDVARALGVSHGSVYRHFRTKAALREAVTKRWLDRTTGLLADIAGAPGRDAEVRLREWLAALFAAKRRKAFDDPELFATYSVLTTETAETVVSEHIADLTGQLTAIVRDGVESGVFTAADPAVAAVAVFRATDRFHDPHYAREWEQPGVQDDFDALVGLLLRGLRARD
- a CDS encoding GNAT family N-acetyltransferase gives rise to the protein MERPLSDGTVTLSPLGPDDGPAHLAGEDEQLIRWLSGGPGTPEGVAAYLRHCAAQWAEGGSLRAFGIRVEHGRTLAGTIDLRSEAEGLTRGQVNVAYGLYPAWRGRGLATRAVLLVCRYAADVGARAAVIQVEPGNAASVAVARRAGFTPGGQRFADDGTLFDRYVRELS
- a CDS encoding chitinase, giving the protein MLRRALRVLAAALTTAALAQLPVAAPASAADTCAVKPKPAGKVLQGYWENWDGAANGVHPPFGWTPITDSRIARHGYNVINAAFPVIRSDGTALWEDGMDSGVKVATPAEMCAAKAAGATILMSIGGATAGIDLNSTAVADRFVDTIGPILKRYNFDGIDIDIETGLTGSGNIGQLSASQANLIRIIDGILARMPSGFGLTMAPETAYVTGGSVVYGSIWGAYLPIIKKYADNGRLWWLNMQYYNGSMYGCSGDSYQAGTVQGFVAQTDCLDKGLVVQGTTIRVPYDKQVPGLPAQPGAGGGHMSPSQVGEAWRHYGGALKGLMTWSLNWDGSKNWTFGDNVKALQGR
- a CDS encoding GNAT family N-acetyltransferase, producing MTSHVRLYQPGDRAAVEDICVRTAHVGGDSRPYYEDPGVFPAAFALPYVVLEPELAFVVDDGRGRAVGYVVGTADTARFVKEYRAAWLPRIAGRYPDPVEPRTPDEEIARLLHTPERMLVPEVAGYPAHLHIDLLPGWQGKGYGRVLMHTLFRALRERGVPAVHLCMVTANTAARAFYDRLGFHEIPVPDAGPVTYLGRTTETTGAV
- a CDS encoding aldo/keto reductase → MTMRTRPLGTTGPQVSALGLGCMGMSALYGDADRTESIATIHAALDAGVTLLDTGDFYGMGHNELLIGEALRTAPAQLREKAQVSVKFGALRGPDGEWSGFDGRPAAVKNFAAYSLQRLGVDHIDVYRISRLDPEVPIEETVGAIAELIEKGHVRHVGLSEVGAETIRRAAATAPVTDLQIEYSLISRGIEKEILPTTRELGISITAYGVLSRGLISGHFTRDRQLAAQDFRAHSPRFQGDNLRHNLDLVDALRKIAERKGVSVAQIAIAWVLSRGEDIVPLVGARTRERLTESLGALDVTLDEADLTAIEEAVPPGAAAGDRYPAPQMAHLGTE